From Daucus carota subsp. sativus chromosome 6, DH1 v3.0, whole genome shotgun sequence, the proteins below share one genomic window:
- the LOC108224986 gene encoding mitochondrial inner membrane protease ATP23 — protein MYASPTRPSLQFKFIRRLANTKMDADSDVKAGGGSSFYNKQGMGVKECENMIRRSLRTPMVKFLREQMGKTGCNIGDNFIKAVDCENSVAGGYISGEGIVVCSNRLTMQDEVNQVVIHELIHAYDDCRSANLDWANCAHHACSEIRAGHLSGDCHYKREFLRGFMKIRGHEQECIKRRVMKSLVNNPNCPEPAAKDAMEAVWDTCYNDTQPFDRAP, from the exons ATGTATGCAAGTCCAACAAGACCATCACTGCAATTCAAATTCATCAGAAGACTCGCCAACACAAAAATGGACGCAGATTCCGACGTGAAAGCCGGCGGCGGCAGCAGCTTTTACAATAAACAAGGAATGGGTGTTAAAGAATGCGAAAACATGATACGTAGAAGCCTCAGAA CTCCGATGGTGAAGTTTTTGAGGGAACAGATGGGAAAAACTGGTTGTAATATTGGTGATAATTTCATTAAAGCTGTTGATTGCGAAAATTCGGTTGCTGGTGGTTATATTTCTGGTGAAGGG ATAGTAGTATGTAGTAATAGGTTAACTATGCAAGATGAGGTCAATCAAGTAGTCATACACGAGCTAATTCATGCGTATGATGATTGCCGCTCTGCAAATCTGGACTGGGCTAACTGTGCTCATCATGCATGTAGTGAG ATTCGAGCTGGCCATCTTAGTGGTGATTGCCACTATAAAAGAGAATTCCTGCGGGGATTCATGAAGATACGAGGACATGAACAA GagtgtataaaaagaagagtCATGAAGTCCTTGGTCAATAATCCAAACTGTCCGGAACCAGCTGCTAAGGATGCTATGGAAGCTGTTTGGGATACTTGTTACAATGACACACAACCATTTGACAGAGCTCCTTAG
- the LOC108227061 gene encoding classical arabinogalactan protein 11: MARQMVVLALVFLAIAGLASADNAPTSSPAASPRTSATPSAAPAKAAHAPVASSPAPSAESQEDESADVPAPELSSPPAPASEASAPVADGPVADGPVADAPAHSGAGAVKMSAAAGVAVIAGALLL; this comes from the coding sequence ATGGCCCGTCAAATGGTTGTTCTAGCCCTCGTCTTCCTCGCCATCGCTGGCTTGGCCTCTGCAGACAACGCCCCCACCAGCTCCCCAGCTGCATCGCCCCGAACATCGGCTACCCCATCGGCTGCCCCCGCGAAGGCCGCCCATGCTCCTGTGGCTTCTTCCCCAGCACCATCTGCTGAGTCTCAGGAGGATGAGAGTGCTGATGTCCCTGCCCCCGAGCTTTCGTCTCCCCCAGCTCCAGCCAGCGAGGCCTCAGCACCCGTCGCTGATGGACCCGTGGCTGATGGACCTGTTGCTGATGCACCCGCCCACAGCGGAGCTGGTGCCGTGAAGATGTCTGCTGCCGCAGGTGTTGCTGTTATTGCTGGTGCTTTGTTGTTGTAA
- the LOC135147374 gene encoding pectate lyase-like: protein MSSLPFSFIFLCLLSTQCLLVCSSTLQDPEIVVEDVHRSINNASRRQLGYLSCATGNPIDDCWRCQHDWEQNRYRLADCAIGFGKNAIGGKNGKIYVVTDSGNDDPVNPKPGTLRHAVIQDEPLWIIFKRDMVIKLKQELVMNSFKTIDGRGASVHIANGPCIKIHYVTNIIIHGIHIHDCKQGGNADIRDSPHHSGWWTVSDGDAVSILGGSHIWVDHCSLSSCEDGLIDAIHGSTAITISNNYMTHHDKVMLLGHSDSYTQDKNMQVTIAFNHFGEGLIQRMPRCRHGYFHVVNNDYTHWEMYAIGGSAAPTINSQGNRFLAPNLRSNKEVTKHEDAGEGEWRHWNWRSEGDLMLNGAYFRESGASSHSFARASSLNARPSSLVASMTTSSGALNCRKGSHC from the exons ATGTCAAGCCTACCTTTCTCATTCATCTTCTTGTGCTTGCTCTCAACTCAATGTCTTCTTGTTTGTTCTTCCACACTTCAAGATCCTGAAATCGTGGTTGAAGATGTCCACAG GAGCATTAACAATGCCTCGAGGAGGCAGCTAGGATATCTGTCGTGTGCAACAGGCAACCCCATTGATGACTGCTGGCGCTGCCAGCACGACTGGGAACAGAACCGGTATCGTCTAGCCGATTGTGCAATTGGCTTTGGCAAAAATGCGATTGGAGGGAAAAATGGGAAGATCTACGTGGTCACCGACTCGGGGAACGATGATCCGGTGAACCCTAAGCCAGGCACGCTTAGGCACGCAGTGATCCAGGACGAGCCCTTGTGGATCATCTTCAAAAGAGACATGGTGATCAAGTTGAAGCAGGAGCTTGTTATGAACTCATTCAAGACAATTGATGGCAGGGGAGCTAGTGTCCACATTGCTAATGGGccgtgcattaaaattcactatgttacaaatattataatccACGGCATTCATATTCATGATTGTAAGCAAGGTGGAAATGCCGATATAAGAGACTCCCCGCACCATTCGGGGTGGTGGACTGTCTCGGATGGTGATGCGGTGTCGATTTTAGGTGGAAGTCATATCTGGGTAGATCATTGTTCATTGTCTAGTTGCGAAGATGGACTGATCGATGCGATTCATGGATCCACGGCCATCACAATTTCTAACAACTATATGACACATCACGACAAGGTTATGCTGTTGGGGCACAGCGATTCATATACGCAAGATAAAAATATGCAGGTTACCATTGCGTTTAATCACTTTGGTGAAGGCCTTATCCAGAGGATGCCTAG GTGCAGACATGGGTACTTTCATGTGGTAAATAATGACTATACGCATTGGGAAATGTATGCGATTGGTGGGAGTGCAGCCCCTACCATAAATAGTCAGGGAAACAGATTTCTGGCACCCAATCTCAGATCCAATAAAGAG GTGACAAAGCACGAGGATGCAGGGGAGGGGGAATGGAGACACTGGAATTGGAGGTCAGAAGGGGATTTAATGCTCAACGGGGCATATTTCAGAGAGTCAGGGGCATCATCGCACTCGTTTGCAAGAGCCTCGAGCTTAAATGCAAGACCATCGTCCCTCGTGGCTTCTATGACTACTTCATCTGGTGCACTTAATTGCCGAAAGGGCTCTCACTGCTAG